In one window of Microbacterium natoriense DNA:
- a CDS encoding extracellular solute-binding protein — MRHSRRSVAGIAAVAVLAAALVGCSPSEEDDQKVITIFGEQSGQMDLNTNSFTLLMEEKFDVDIQFETTGYESGAANEARQVSLAGGDLPEAYMLVPWASQFNKAELQRYGDQGVILPLNDLIDEYAPNIADALAAEPGFESLATAPDGNIWGLPQWNDCYHCSYPYKFWINQEWLKALGLDAPTTPDEFFDVMMAFKTGDPNGNGVADEIPITGSSQWSIVPYIMNAFVSNSFNTGAGANGQPVSLGLDGDTVQMQPMQDGWREGLKFLNKLWAAGLVDPAAFSQGDDTMQGTGNNADAVIVGGATTIHSGIFVSVGQEDGRDNQYFPIPPLEGPGGANATYQLPSIPGATFVVTKAADETEQKVIMEMMDYLFTEEGHMRGEFGEENIGWRAAEEGEVALDSELDATFFDILVDEENEADYNGSWGPMAQVFETTEFRNAQVAPLDINTQPGYERRLFEATELYDGEDSDAIFPYWDLWVPVEDGNELSTLTANIESNVATSTAEFVTGVRDPNSDGDWNGYLDGLKGLGVDRYLEIWQAAYDAS, encoded by the coding sequence ATGCGACACAGCCGTCGCTCCGTCGCCGGCATCGCGGCGGTCGCGGTACTGGCCGCCGCGCTGGTCGGCTGTTCCCCCAGCGAAGAAGACGACCAGAAGGTCATCACCATCTTCGGAGAACAGAGCGGCCAGATGGATCTCAACACAAACTCGTTCACCCTCCTCATGGAGGAGAAGTTCGACGTCGACATCCAGTTCGAGACGACCGGCTATGAATCAGGGGCGGCGAACGAGGCTCGCCAGGTCTCCTTGGCGGGTGGCGACCTGCCCGAGGCGTACATGCTCGTCCCGTGGGCGTCGCAGTTCAACAAGGCCGAGCTGCAGCGCTACGGCGATCAGGGCGTGATCCTGCCCCTGAACGATCTCATCGACGAGTATGCGCCGAACATCGCCGACGCCCTCGCCGCCGAGCCCGGCTTCGAATCGCTCGCCACGGCACCCGACGGCAACATCTGGGGCCTTCCGCAGTGGAACGACTGCTACCACTGCTCCTACCCGTACAAGTTCTGGATCAACCAAGAGTGGCTGAAAGCGCTCGGACTCGATGCGCCGACGACACCCGACGAGTTCTTCGACGTCATGATGGCGTTCAAGACGGGCGACCCCAACGGCAACGGCGTCGCGGATGAGATCCCGATCACCGGCAGTTCGCAGTGGTCGATCGTGCCGTACATCATGAACGCGTTCGTCTCCAACTCCTTCAACACCGGAGCCGGTGCGAACGGCCAGCCTGTCTCGCTGGGACTCGACGGCGACACGGTGCAGATGCAGCCGATGCAGGACGGATGGCGGGAAGGCCTGAAGTTCCTCAACAAACTGTGGGCGGCAGGCCTCGTCGATCCCGCGGCGTTCTCGCAGGGTGACGACACCATGCAGGGCACGGGCAACAACGCCGACGCAGTGATCGTCGGCGGCGCCACGACCATCCATTCCGGGATCTTCGTGAGCGTCGGTCAGGAAGACGGTCGCGACAACCAGTACTTCCCGATTCCTCCGCTCGAGGGACCAGGGGGTGCGAATGCGACGTACCAGCTGCCGAGCATCCCCGGAGCCACCTTCGTCGTCACGAAGGCCGCCGACGAGACGGAGCAGAAGGTGATCATGGAGATGATGGATTATCTCTTCACCGAGGAAGGGCACATGCGCGGTGAGTTCGGCGAGGAGAACATCGGCTGGCGAGCTGCGGAGGAGGGAGAGGTCGCACTCGACTCCGAGCTCGACGCGACCTTCTTCGACATCCTGGTGGATGAGGAGAACGAAGCCGACTACAACGGCAGCTGGGGTCCGATGGCTCAGGTGTTCGAGACGACGGAGTTCCGCAATGCGCAGGTGGCGCCGCTCGACATCAACACGCAGCCGGGCTACGAGCGTCGGCTCTTCGAGGCGACCGAGCTGTACGACGGCGAGGACTCCGACGCGATCTTCCCGTACTGGGACCTCTGGGTCCCCGTCGAAGACGGCAACGAGCTGTCCACGCTGACCGCCAACATCGAGAGCAACGTGGCGACATCGACCGCCGAGTTCGTCACCGGAGTGCGTGACCCGAACAGCGACGGCGACTGGAACGGCTACCTGGACGGCCTCAAAGGGCTGGGCGTCGACCGCTACCTGGAGATCTGGCAGGCGGCATACGACGCGAGCTGA
- a CDS encoding glycoside hydrolase family 2 TIM barrel-domain containing protein, with the protein MTNTPEWNDPAVYEWGTEPAHASLMPYETHAQALHADRLDSPYRLSLDGEWKFLWSENPAERVLDFADDRVDDADWATIPVPSSWQLHGYDFPIGTNTVLPWTGANGKGEQPDPRGDYPHAPTAYNPVGQYRTTFELPEEWAPRRTFIRFDGVESAYYVWINGQKIGYREDSYTPGEFDITAHLRPGRNLIAVEVYRWCTGSYLENQDNVRLSGIFRSVSLISRSPVLIRDFTVRTQLDDAFADAVLEVTADIRDYAGESTGLDHSVKARLFDGTVPSAAEVWTAASRVQPAGVGVDSSVGLSALVRQPRLWSAERPELYTLVLELCDETGSIVERISTRVGFRRVEIVDGALLLNGRPLSIRGVNRHEWNPRTGRTLSSADMIADIRLMKQSNINAVRTSHYPNDPRWYEFADAYGLYIFDEANNESHINSVDAEGKPHIPGDRPELRDALLWRMKNVVDRDKNHASVISWSIGNESGVGSNLRAMYDWAKEHDPTRPVSYQDPTGSGSPIVPTELSDFDGDFYPPVGQLITRAQRDPRPYLLIEYAFSQGNTSGYLDEYWAAIREHPGLVCGGFLWDWADKGLWWPMPGSPGVEFIAYGGDWGDDPNEEGAHMSGLTLSDRTPTAKLAEAKLAYQPITVTAHALPSPTVTVINEHLFTGLEGHTLEWSLTEDGIPLQEGAVPGAELAIGPGESSEITLPFEIPGSPRPEAEYRLDISLALAAATPWAEQGHVVARAQFDIPVAAPDATRVAAEDLPRVRVVDDAGSIHVSGDRFEVVVSRDTGRLTSLEYDGRELLASELMPNFWRTPNDPELAIPDIRLKRPEPSQPWRGVGEEWAVDEVEVRPMTGAVRVTVKGTVTTKVPFRPSDQITTSPQSIVYTIHGNGQVDVLSTFAPVTGTPNAQVIGTTLGLREELDTIHWYGRGPLESTADRRSSAFFGRYSGTVADQVTRYSRPQDSANKADTRWAAVVDHDGAGVLFVAGGTMFFNAQPHSPAELADRRHWHDVPISHRTVVRVDAAQEGMQGGNWDVMTRPDKYSNAPAKGPYQHLYRMLPLRAGEDPGEAARAFVETELPYSPAVAPQPSPVADA; encoded by the coding sequence ATGACGAACACACCGGAGTGGAACGACCCTGCCGTCTACGAATGGGGGACCGAGCCCGCTCACGCCTCGCTCATGCCTTATGAGACGCACGCGCAGGCCCTGCACGCTGATCGGCTCGACTCGCCGTATCGCCTGAGCCTCGACGGCGAGTGGAAGTTCCTCTGGTCGGAGAACCCGGCGGAGAGGGTGCTCGACTTCGCCGACGACCGTGTCGATGACGCGGATTGGGCGACGATCCCGGTTCCTTCCTCCTGGCAGCTGCACGGCTACGACTTCCCCATCGGGACGAACACCGTCCTGCCGTGGACCGGAGCCAACGGGAAAGGCGAACAGCCCGATCCGCGCGGCGACTACCCGCACGCCCCGACCGCGTACAACCCGGTCGGCCAGTACCGCACGACCTTCGAGCTTCCGGAGGAATGGGCGCCTCGTCGTACCTTCATCCGGTTCGACGGTGTGGAATCCGCGTACTACGTCTGGATCAACGGCCAGAAGATCGGCTACCGCGAAGACAGTTACACGCCCGGCGAATTCGATATCACCGCTCACCTCCGCCCTGGACGCAACCTCATCGCGGTAGAGGTCTATCGCTGGTGCACCGGTTCCTACCTGGAGAACCAGGACAACGTGCGGCTGTCCGGCATCTTCCGCAGCGTGTCCCTGATCTCCCGATCGCCGGTGCTGATTCGCGACTTCACCGTTCGCACCCAGCTGGACGACGCGTTCGCCGATGCCGTGCTCGAGGTCACCGCTGACATCCGCGACTATGCCGGTGAGAGCACCGGCCTCGATCACAGCGTGAAGGCGCGTCTCTTCGACGGCACAGTTCCATCGGCAGCCGAGGTGTGGACGGCGGCCTCCCGCGTGCAGCCGGCCGGCGTCGGGGTCGATTCCTCCGTCGGCCTGTCGGCGCTCGTCCGGCAGCCGCGTCTGTGGTCGGCCGAGCGCCCGGAGCTCTACACGCTGGTCCTCGAGCTGTGCGACGAGACCGGATCGATCGTCGAGCGCATCTCCACACGCGTCGGCTTCCGACGGGTCGAGATCGTCGACGGCGCACTCCTGCTCAACGGCCGACCGCTGTCCATCCGAGGCGTCAACCGCCACGAGTGGAACCCGCGAACAGGGCGCACCCTCTCGAGCGCGGACATGATCGCCGACATCCGCCTCATGAAGCAGTCCAACATCAACGCCGTGCGCACCTCGCACTACCCGAACGATCCCCGTTGGTACGAGTTCGCCGACGCGTACGGGCTGTACATCTTCGACGAGGCCAACAACGAGTCCCACATCAACAGCGTCGACGCAGAAGGCAAGCCCCACATTCCCGGTGATCGACCGGAACTGCGGGACGCACTGCTGTGGCGGATGAAGAACGTGGTCGATCGCGACAAGAATCACGCGAGCGTCATCTCCTGGTCGATCGGCAACGAATCCGGCGTGGGATCCAACCTCCGAGCCATGTACGACTGGGCCAAGGAGCACGACCCGACCCGTCCGGTCAGCTACCAGGACCCCACCGGCTCAGGATCGCCGATCGTCCCGACGGAGCTCTCCGACTTCGACGGCGATTTCTATCCGCCCGTCGGCCAACTGATCACCCGAGCGCAGCGCGACCCCAGGCCGTACCTGCTCATCGAATACGCCTTCAGCCAAGGGAACACCTCCGGCTACCTCGACGAATACTGGGCCGCCATCCGAGAGCACCCGGGGTTGGTGTGCGGCGGCTTCCTCTGGGATTGGGCCGACAAGGGGCTGTGGTGGCCGATGCCGGGGAGTCCCGGGGTCGAGTTCATCGCCTACGGCGGCGATTGGGGCGACGACCCGAACGAGGAGGGCGCGCACATGAGCGGCCTGACCCTCTCCGATCGCACCCCCACGGCCAAGCTCGCCGAAGCGAAGCTCGCGTACCAGCCGATCACCGTCACCGCTCACGCCCTGCCCTCCCCGACCGTCACGGTCATCAATGAACACCTGTTCACGGGCCTCGAAGGTCACACGCTCGAATGGTCGCTGACCGAGGACGGAATCCCGCTACAGGAGGGAGCCGTTCCGGGCGCGGAACTGGCCATCGGGCCCGGTGAGAGCTCCGAGATCACGCTTCCTTTCGAGATTCCCGGGAGCCCTCGCCCCGAGGCGGAGTACCGGCTGGACATCTCTCTCGCCCTCGCAGCGGCCACACCCTGGGCCGAGCAGGGGCACGTCGTCGCACGTGCACAGTTCGACATCCCGGTCGCTGCACCCGACGCCACCCGTGTCGCCGCCGAGGATCTGCCGCGCGTCCGCGTGGTCGATGACGCCGGCTCGATCCACGTCAGCGGCGACCGGTTCGAAGTCGTGGTCTCCCGCGACACGGGGCGCCTCACATCGCTGGAGTACGACGGACGAGAACTGCTCGCGAGCGAGCTGATGCCGAACTTCTGGCGCACGCCGAACGACCCGGAGCTGGCGATCCCTGACATCCGTCTGAAGCGTCCAGAGCCGTCGCAGCCGTGGCGCGGCGTCGGCGAGGAATGGGCCGTCGACGAGGTCGAGGTGCGACCGATGACCGGGGCTGTGCGGGTCACCGTCAAGGGCACCGTCACCACGAAGGTGCCGTTCCGCCCGAGCGATCAGATCACCACCTCGCCGCAGTCGATCGTCTACACGATCCATGGCAACGGACAGGTCGACGTCCTGTCGACGTTCGCGCCGGTGACGGGCACGCCCAATGCTCAGGTGATCGGCACCACGCTCGGACTCCGCGAAGAGCTCGACACCATCCACTGGTACGGTCGCGGACCGCTGGAGTCGACCGCCGATCGTCGCTCCTCCGCTTTCTTCGGGCGGTACTCCGGCACCGTCGCGGATCAGGTCACTCGCTACAGCCGCCCCCAGGACTCGGCTAACAAAGCGGATACCCGCTGGGCGGCGGTCGTGGATCATGACGGTGCCGGTGTGCTGTTCGTCGCCGGCGGAACCATGTTCTTCAACGCCCAGCCCCACAGTCCGGCTGAGCTCGCGGACCGCCGCCACTGGCACGACGTCCCGATCTCGCATCGCACCGTGGTCCGCGTCGATGCTGCGCAGGAAGGCATGCAGGGCGGCAACTGGGACGTCATGACGCGCCCCGACAAGTACAGCAACGCACCGGCCAAGGGCCCGTATCAGCATCTCTACCGGATGCTGCCGCTGCGTGCAGGTGAAGATCCCGGCGAGGCGGCGAGGGCCTTCGTCGAGACCGAGCTGCCTTATTCGCCTGCTGTCGCCCCACAGCCGAGCCCGGTGGCCGACGCGTAG
- a CDS encoding glycoside hydrolase family 36 protein yields MSVGELITWRPGAIELDISSSADRPPMVQRFTRVGDESVPEPASALPIAEIHLGGEGSGFSSSERLMGSAVGRRLRFVDHRDWHQDGMAHLEVTAQDPVTQIVVISRWSSWPDLPVVRCETEVCAGTDAVELRAVSSVALGGISSPGAHWWLDHEVGFAHNTWFREMVWQRRTPAELGLDDAGLDSWGITSSRASFAIGQRGSWSTGGHLPMGVLRAGDQPRSLLWQVEHNGAWRWELGDQAGALYLVTSGPTDQSSAWMRRLSPGERFCSVPTTLVLAGDDDELFGALTRARRRVRRPHPDNDALPVIVNDYMNALMGDPTSENIPPFIDAAERAGAEIYCMDSGWYTDGATWWNDLGSWEPSLRRFPEGLRAMTNRMRDAGMIAGLWLEPEVVSVSSPVAHTLPPEAFFQRDGKPVIESGRLQLDFRHPAALAHVDGAVERLVVGLDLGYLKFDYNMDVTQGTDVDADSPGDGQLGHQRALLDWVRDLMDRHPGLVIENCASGGQRMDAATLAVHPVQSTSDNQDPLFTASIAAAAPTAVTPEQGAVWAYPDPSWSAERIAFSLASTLLGRVHLGGRLDLLSSPQMELVRAGLAAYRETRDRLPAAVPFWPLGLPGWHDPVVALGMRDDAGELLTVWRRSGPTTVRIPLARHVGRELDVEIVFPKNLPTRVMWHAPAGELVVELPDEPAARTLRLRHP; encoded by the coding sequence GTGAGCGTAGGTGAACTCATCACCTGGCGCCCCGGTGCCATCGAACTCGACATCTCGTCATCCGCTGACAGGCCGCCGATGGTCCAGCGGTTCACGCGGGTCGGCGACGAGAGCGTCCCCGAACCCGCATCCGCTCTGCCGATCGCCGAGATCCACCTCGGCGGGGAGGGCTCGGGCTTCTCGTCGTCGGAACGCCTCATGGGCAGCGCTGTGGGACGCCGGCTGCGCTTCGTCGACCACCGGGACTGGCACCAGGACGGGATGGCTCATCTCGAGGTGACCGCGCAGGACCCGGTGACGCAGATCGTCGTGATCTCGCGCTGGTCGAGCTGGCCTGACCTTCCCGTCGTCCGATGCGAGACCGAGGTCTGCGCGGGAACGGATGCCGTCGAGCTCCGCGCAGTCTCCTCCGTCGCGCTCGGCGGCATCTCGTCGCCGGGCGCGCACTGGTGGCTCGATCACGAGGTCGGATTCGCGCACAACACGTGGTTCCGCGAGATGGTCTGGCAGCGTCGCACCCCGGCCGAGCTCGGACTCGACGACGCGGGACTGGACTCGTGGGGCATCACCAGCTCCCGCGCGTCGTTCGCCATCGGACAGCGCGGAAGCTGGTCGACCGGCGGTCATCTGCCGATGGGCGTCCTGCGGGCCGGAGATCAGCCGCGATCCCTGCTGTGGCAGGTCGAGCACAACGGCGCATGGCGCTGGGAGCTCGGAGACCAGGCCGGTGCGCTGTACCTCGTGACGAGCGGACCGACGGACCAGAGCTCGGCGTGGATGCGGCGGCTCTCGCCCGGCGAGCGGTTCTGCTCCGTCCCGACGACCCTCGTCCTCGCGGGCGATGACGATGAGCTGTTCGGCGCGCTCACCCGCGCCAGGCGCCGCGTGCGTCGCCCCCACCCGGACAACGACGCGCTGCCGGTGATCGTGAACGACTACATGAACGCTCTGATGGGAGATCCCACGAGCGAGAACATCCCGCCGTTCATCGACGCCGCCGAGCGAGCCGGCGCGGAGATCTACTGCATGGACTCGGGCTGGTACACAGACGGGGCGACGTGGTGGAACGACCTCGGCTCGTGGGAGCCGTCGCTGCGCCGATTCCCCGAAGGCCTCCGCGCGATGACGAACCGGATGCGGGACGCCGGGATGATCGCGGGGCTCTGGCTCGAACCCGAGGTCGTCTCGGTCTCGAGCCCGGTGGCGCACACCCTGCCCCCGGAGGCCTTCTTCCAGCGGGACGGGAAGCCGGTCATCGAGTCCGGCCGACTGCAGCTGGACTTCCGGCATCCGGCCGCACTCGCCCATGTCGACGGCGCGGTCGAACGACTCGTCGTCGGTCTGGATCTCGGATACCTGAAGTTCGACTACAACATGGACGTCACGCAGGGCACCGACGTGGATGCCGACAGTCCCGGTGACGGGCAGCTGGGCCACCAGCGGGCGCTGCTGGACTGGGTGCGCGACCTCATGGACCGTCACCCGGGACTCGTCATCGAGAACTGTGCGAGCGGCGGACAGCGGATGGATGCGGCGACCCTCGCGGTGCACCCCGTCCAGTCGACGAGCGACAACCAGGATCCGCTGTTCACCGCGTCGATAGCGGCGGCTGCACCCACGGCGGTGACTCCTGAGCAGGGCGCCGTGTGGGCCTACCCCGACCCGTCCTGGTCGGCCGAGAGGATCGCGTTCTCGCTCGCGAGCACGCTGTTGGGACGCGTGCATCTCGGTGGTCGCCTCGACCTTCTCTCGTCACCGCAGATGGAGCTGGTCCGGGCAGGGCTGGCCGCGTACCGCGAGACGCGTGACAGACTTCCGGCGGCCGTGCCGTTCTGGCCCCTGGGCCTGCCCGGCTGGCACGATCCCGTCGTCGCCCTGGGCATGCGCGACGACGCGGGCGAGCTGCTCACCGTCTGGCGCCGTTCCGGTCCCACCACCGTGAGGATCCCGCTGGCACGGCACGTGGGGCGCGAACTCGATGTGGAGATCGTGTTCCCGAAGAACCTTCCCACCCGGGTGATGTGGCATGCCCCCGCAGGCGAACTCGTCGTCGAGCTGCCGGACGAGCCTGCGGCGCGCACGCTCCGCCTGCGGCACCCATAG
- a CDS encoding carbohydrate ABC transporter permease, translating into MVDRWFMAGVYILLTTFLLVVLLPLVYIVASSFSDPLAVSSGRVTFWPIDFTLEGYQRALSDSSILTGFGNSLFYTIAGTAISLVLTVAIAYPLSRQDFWGRRGITVFVVFTMLFAGGIIPMYLVVQNLGLLDTRWAIILPQAIGVWQVIIAVAFFRSSIPDELYEAAQLDGASDLRFLFSTVLPLSKPLLAVIALMYAIFQWNSYFDALLYLRNPDLFPLQLVLRNVLILNQAAPGLDAAAAMERQQLADLMKYSLIVISTVPVMLVYPFVARFFNKGILIGAVKG; encoded by the coding sequence GTGGTCGACCGGTGGTTCATGGCCGGCGTCTACATCCTGCTCACGACCTTCCTGCTCGTCGTGCTGCTGCCGCTCGTCTACATCGTCGCCAGCTCCTTCAGCGATCCGCTCGCGGTGTCATCGGGTCGGGTCACGTTCTGGCCGATCGACTTCACCCTCGAGGGCTACCAGCGGGCGCTCAGCGACAGTTCGATCCTCACCGGATTCGGCAACTCCCTGTTCTACACGATCGCCGGTACGGCGATCAGCCTCGTGCTCACGGTCGCGATCGCCTATCCGCTGTCACGACAGGACTTCTGGGGCCGACGCGGCATCACGGTCTTCGTGGTGTTCACGATGCTCTTCGCCGGCGGCATCATCCCGATGTATCTCGTCGTCCAGAACCTCGGTCTCCTCGACACCCGGTGGGCGATCATCCTCCCGCAGGCGATCGGCGTCTGGCAGGTGATCATCGCTGTCGCGTTCTTCCGGTCATCGATCCCCGACGAGCTCTACGAAGCGGCTCAGCTGGACGGCGCGAGCGATCTGCGCTTCCTCTTCTCGACCGTGCTGCCGCTGTCCAAGCCGCTCCTCGCGGTGATCGCGCTCATGTACGCCATCTTCCAGTGGAACTCCTACTTCGACGCGTTGCTCTATCTGCGCAACCCGGATCTCTTCCCCCTTCAGCTGGTGCTCCGCAACGTGCTGATCCTCAACCAGGCGGCCCCCGGGCTGGACGCGGCCGCAGCCATGGAGCGGCAGCAGCTCGCCGACCTGATGAAGTACTCGCTCATCGTCATCTCGACGGTGCCCGTGATGCTCGTGTACCCGTTCGTGGCCCGCTTCTTCAACAAGGGGATCCTGATCGGGGCAGTCAAGGGGTGA
- a CDS encoding ABC transporter permease, with product MSPPGVGLDVGGVTRRLRDRGNPRGLRGLKRSWRRHWQLYLLILVPIAYFVIFKYIPMANAIIAFKDYNVVDGVWGSDWAGTKHFERFFNNPMFWPVLRNTFVLSAYVVLASFPIPIILALALNEVRLRFFKNTVQMVTYAPYFISTVVVVSMTILFLSPRLGIAGHVTQFFGLGSIDFLSDPDFFRHIYVFSDIWQTMGYSAVIYLAALAGIDPTLYEAARVDGASRWQKIRNVDLPGILPTAMIVLVLGVGNVMAIGFEKAYLLQNSLNISQSEIIATYTYKVGLLSADFSQAAAIGLFNGVINLGLLLGVNAIVKRLTGNGLW from the coding sequence GTGAGCCCGCCCGGTGTCGGCCTGGATGTCGGCGGCGTCACCCGCAGACTCCGGGACCGGGGCAACCCCCGCGGGTTGCGTGGCCTGAAGCGCAGCTGGCGTCGACATTGGCAGCTCTATCTGCTGATACTGGTCCCGATCGCCTACTTCGTCATCTTCAAGTACATCCCGATGGCGAACGCCATCATCGCGTTCAAGGACTACAACGTCGTCGACGGCGTCTGGGGAAGCGACTGGGCCGGGACGAAGCACTTCGAGCGCTTCTTCAACAATCCGATGTTCTGGCCGGTGCTCCGCAACACCTTCGTGCTCTCCGCCTACGTCGTCCTGGCGAGCTTCCCGATCCCGATCATCCTCGCGCTCGCACTGAACGAAGTCCGCCTGAGGTTCTTCAAGAACACCGTGCAGATGGTCACGTACGCCCCCTATTTCATCTCGACGGTGGTGGTGGTCTCGATGACCATCCTCTTCTTGTCGCCGCGGTTGGGCATCGCCGGACATGTGACGCAGTTCTTCGGCCTGGGATCCATCGACTTCCTGAGCGACCCGGACTTCTTCCGGCACATCTACGTCTTCAGCGATATCTGGCAGACGATGGGATACTCCGCCGTCATCTATCTGGCCGCGCTGGCGGGGATCGACCCCACCCTCTACGAAGCTGCGCGAGTCGACGGCGCGAGCCGCTGGCAGAAGATCCGCAATGTCGATCTGCCGGGCATTCTGCCCACCGCGATGATCGTCCTCGTCCTCGGCGTCGGCAACGTCATGGCGATCGGCTTCGAGAAGGCGTACCTGCTGCAGAACAGCCTCAACATCTCGCAGTCGGAGATCATCGCGACGTACACGTACAAGGTCGGCCTGCTCAGCGCCGACTTCAGCCAGGCCGCGGCGATCGGATTGTTCAACGGAGTCATCAACCTCGGGCTGCTGCTCGGCGTGAACGCGATCGTGAAACGACTGACGGGAAACGGACTGTGGTGA
- a CDS encoding FadR/GntR family transcriptional regulator: MSAETEDLPTGSLSRSDHVIDHVKRMIASGELRAGDRLPIEKELAAQLGVSRGSLREAVRSLATLGVLETRQGDGTYVTQLDASSLLRHLEFWAGLQEANQSVDLLAVRRVLETESAGLAAVRLTEEEFDELESILAEIDAGLVTGQLEPESFIDADAAFHRRIAVASGNAALAALIDSLMTRTLRGRLWRAITERDSLGEAHADHRAILAALRTRDAERARIRMAAHLLGVEVFAADHPVKSDEPPAPQG, from the coding sequence GTGAGTGCTGAGACCGAAGACCTTCCGACGGGTTCCCTCTCTCGATCGGATCACGTCATCGACCATGTGAAGCGGATGATCGCCTCGGGCGAGCTGCGAGCGGGGGATCGGCTGCCGATCGAGAAGGAGCTCGCCGCGCAGCTGGGGGTCTCCCGCGGTTCGCTTCGGGAAGCCGTGCGCTCGCTGGCGACGCTCGGCGTGCTCGAGACGCGACAGGGCGACGGCACGTACGTCACGCAGCTCGACGCGAGCTCTCTCCTGAGACACCTCGAGTTCTGGGCGGGCCTGCAGGAGGCGAACCAGTCGGTCGACCTCCTCGCGGTCCGACGCGTGCTCGAGACCGAGTCGGCAGGTCTTGCGGCAGTACGGCTCACCGAGGAGGAGTTCGACGAACTCGAGAGCATCCTCGCCGAAATCGATGCGGGACTGGTCACCGGCCAGCTCGAGCCGGAGTCCTTCATCGACGCCGATGCCGCGTTCCATCGCCGGATCGCCGTCGCCAGCGGCAACGCCGCGCTGGCTGCACTCATCGACAGCCTCATGACTCGCACATTGCGGGGGCGACTGTGGCGCGCGATCACTGAACGGGACTCTCTCGGGGAGGCGCACGCCGACCACCGGGCGATCCTGGCCGCCCTCCGCACACGCGATGCTGAGCGTGCTCGCATCCGCATGGCTGCGCATCTGCTCGGCGTCGAGGTGTTCGCCGCCGATCACCCCGTCAAGAGCGACGAGCCTCCAGCACCGCAGGGCTGA